Below is a genomic region from Candidatus Thorarchaeota archaeon.
CACCGACAAGCATTCCGACTCCTAGGGCCAAGCCGTATAGAAGGTTGATCTCGCCCAGTCCGATGTTGGTGACCGTGCCGGCAGCGGTGGTGAAGACCATAGCGAACATAGATGTCGCCACGGCAGCATGCATCGGAATCCCCATATACATCGTCAGCAGGGGGACTATGACGACTCCACCGCCCAAGCCCAGAAGGCCTGACAGCAGACCTGCCAAGAATGCGCCGGCCAATGTGCCCACAAGTCTGGACTTCGGTATGTCTGAGAAGGAGAACGCATCAAGCTCAGACTCCATGTCCGAGCGGCCCTTTGGCTTGGTGAAGAGCATCTTGAGAGCGATGGGGAAGAGTACCACAGAGAAGATGTAACGGAGCAGCATGTCCTCGATCACGCTCTTGAGCCATGCGCCTATCACGGAACCGGGTATGGTTGTGATTGTCAGGAATAGACCAACGCGGAGGATTATCAGCCGCGGGTTGCGCCGATGATAGGAGAAGCTGCCTGACAACGAAACAAACATCGCTGCAACAAGGGAAGTCGCTGCCGCCTCAGCAGGAGCGAGAGCGAAGACTACAATCAACAGGGGCGTATTAATGGTGCCGCCGCCAATGCCCAGCATCGAGCAGATAGCGCCCACGCCAATAGCAAACACCGCAAGACAGGTGAGCATTAGTGGATCTGCAATCAATGGAATCTGCAAGGGCCTTCTCCTTGCGAGTCCCGCTCTCAATCCCTACTTAAGTCGTCCTGTAGGTTCAGGTCCTACGGTGGTGTCTTTCGCATACTAATCCAATAACAGCCGCCACACATCACAAGGATCCCGAGAAACAGTGCTCCCGCGCTTATGTTCTGGATCTCCACACTCGAGTTGAGCGTCAACGACAGGTATGATGCAATGATGATGATGAGTCCCAATGTGGCCAGAATCCGGCCCGGTGTAGTATTGAATCTCAGGAACGCGGGAGGCTCTTCATCTGCTGGCAGGGCGGGCGCAGCGGACTTCTTGACTTCGGTACTGAAGAACCGTGTGCCATCGCCGGAGAGATAGCCCAAGATTTCGCCTGCTGACACCATCTCCTGCAGGAGTGTCCGTGTGGAGTCTTCATCCAATCCGAGCCTGTTCGATAGGATAACCACAGAGCTGATACCGCTCTTGACCAGCAGCTTTGCTTGTTCTCTGACGTCAGTCATCTCAACACCCTCCGCCCGGAGTCAATGGAACTGGCTTCGGATTTCATTCTTGTTCAAGTACCAGATTGTAGGCACTGCTATGACAAGGCCAATCACGGTGAATACCATCAGCGCAGAGAGAGCAATGGCAGCAAGCCTTCCCCACTCTCTTAGCATGTACAGACCGTAAGATGCAGCAAATGTGGTGACAGAAACGGCTGTCAGCGCGACCATTAATAGTACGAACGTGTACCGAAGTGTCGGGAGCAGAAGAGGTGTGAATAGCCCAACAAGCAGTGTGAAGAGCAGACCGGACAGCCCAATCAGTAGGAAGATGGCACACAGAAACTGAACCCCCGCAGGTCGTGGTAGTGAGGTTGGTCCGCTGTCAGCGCCGTACTCTTGAACAGGACGCCGATACTCGCCGACTATGCCCGGACCCTCAGATTGGTATCTCGGAGAGTGGCTTCGGCGTTCCTCCAGTAGGACCTGACCTTGAAGTGGATATGACCGACGAGTGTCTGGGCCTACAGATGTTACAGGAGAGTCTGGAACCTCGGTCACAGATGGATTGGTCAAAGTCTCAGACGGACCTCCCAAGATGGATGAGGACCGTATCTGCAGGATTCGGTTGAAGTCAGCCTCCAAGTAGGTCACCGCCGCACATGATCCCACCGGAGGTATGTCACCTCTAGAACTCATGTCGTAGCGGAACTCAACCCTTCCCCTGTTGGGAACATCAATCGTGATGGTGCCATACTTGAACCCTGACATCTCACTGATGTCAGCACGGATAATTCTTCCGACGA
It encodes:
- a CDS encoding sulfite exporter TauE/SafE family protein yields the protein MQIPLIADPLMLTCLAVFAIGVGAICSMLGIGGGTINTPLLIVVFALAPAEAAATSLVAAMFVSLSGSFSYHRRNPRLIILRVGLFLTITTIPGSVIGAWLKSVIEDMLLRYIFSVVLFPIALKMLFTKPKGRSDMESELDAFSFSDIPKSRLVGTLAGAFLAGLLSGLLGLGGGVVIVPLLTMYMGIPMHAAVATSMFAMVFTTAAGTVTNIGLGEINLLYGLALGVGMLVGAQAGARLACRVNSVRLKQAFGVMLAYPLVSLARLGELLVTSMGHTLDAASVTLANVVIWLAIVLPVLALRLAMGRPPPPPPEPQETCVPPVPRD